From Oncorhynchus mykiss isolate Arlee chromosome 25, USDA_OmykA_1.1, whole genome shotgun sequence, a single genomic window includes:
- the LOC110505507 gene encoding KATNB1-like protein 1 isoform X1, whose amino-acid sequence MSALMNPQQCLVIVEKSNRGSGWVKKPRRTDSKTSLVRSENLRTSINTDRILMMDSEEPEEHDSEEGEYQSLEEQDMVQYRVCYSHPKYTKELDLYKKEDVKKKRCPAGRQKRVVSCKRKTHHLNICRRKQPATWKTCDVANKENEMACVQDMEEIFYMDPWEFPLTAPHPNKTDEAGSKNSDYFIELSKDHNTMTEVLFGRNLRLSVALTLWQRNVGELLTYFLRIQDTGVFVDFLPVITKSLDGESESPSVSIGCCVDLFPLVKKVLTTPYEEHLVAGLRLVQSVLRHWWPELSASGGTDTQSMDGNIQVFKQQLKEFWNQQPHLSSVPGSAGDIAKVIDYYLLQLP is encoded by the exons ATGAGTGCATTAATGAATCCCCAACAGTGTCTGGTCATTGTTGAGAAAAGTAACAGGGGCTCCGGTTGGGTTAAGAAACCAAGGCGAACGGATAGCAAAACCAGCCTTGTGAGATCAGAAAATCTTAGAACGTCTATCAACACTGACAG GATATTGATGATGGACTCAGAGGAGCCAGAGGAGCATGATAGTGAAGAGGGAGAATATCAAAGCCTTGAAGAGCAGGACATGGTCCAGTACAGAGTATGCTACTCTCATCCAAAGTACACCAAGGAG TTGGATTTATATAAAAAGGAAGACGTTAAGAAGAAGAG ATGTCCGGCAGGGAGACAGAAGCGGGTTGTGTCGTGTAAGAGGAAGACCCACCATCTCAATATCTGTCGAAGGAAGCAGCCAGCCACATGGAAAACTTGTGATGTGGCCAACAAGGAGAACGAAATGGCCTGTGTGCAGGACATGGAAGAGATATTCTATATGGACCCATGGGAGTTTCCACTCACTGCCCCCCATCCTAACAAGACTGACGAGGCTGGTTCAAAAAACAGTGACTACTTCATAGAG TTATCAAAAGACCACAACACAATGACAGAGGTGCTCTTTGGAAGAAATCTGAGACTGAGTGTAGCTTTGACCCTGTGGCAAAGAAATGTTGGAGAACTGCTTACGTATTTTTTAAG GATCCAAGACACTGGTGTGTTTGTTGATTTTCTTCCAGTGATAACAAAAAG CCTTGATGGTGAGTCAGAGTCACCCAGCGTTTCCATTGGCTGTTGTGTTGACCTTTTCCCCCTAGTGAAAAAGGTCCTCACTACTCCATATGAAGA GCACCTGGTAGCTGGTTTACGATTGGTACAGTCAGTATTAAGACATTGGTGGCCAGAGCTCTCAGCAAGTGGAGGAACTGACACACAATCTATGGATGG AAATATCCAAGTGTTCAAACAGCAGCTAAAGGAGTTTTGGAACCAGCAGCCTCATTTGAGTTCAGTTCCAGGAAGTGCAGGTGACATAGCAAAG GTTATAGACTATTACCTGTTACAATTGCCCTGA
- the LOC110505507 gene encoding KATNB1-like protein 1 isoform X2 has product MMDSEEPEEHDSEEGEYQSLEEQDMVQYRVCYSHPKYTKELDLYKKEDVKKKRCPAGRQKRVVSCKRKTHHLNICRRKQPATWKTCDVANKENEMACVQDMEEIFYMDPWEFPLTAPHPNKTDEAGSKNSDYFIELSKDHNTMTEVLFGRNLRLSVALTLWQRNVGELLTYFLRIQDTGVFVDFLPVITKSLDGESESPSVSIGCCVDLFPLVKKVLTTPYEEHLVAGLRLVQSVLRHWWPELSASGGTDTQSMDGNIQVFKQQLKEFWNQQPHLSSVPGSAGDIAKVIDYYLLQLP; this is encoded by the exons ATGATGGACTCAGAGGAGCCAGAGGAGCATGATAGTGAAGAGGGAGAATATCAAAGCCTTGAAGAGCAGGACATGGTCCAGTACAGAGTATGCTACTCTCATCCAAAGTACACCAAGGAG TTGGATTTATATAAAAAGGAAGACGTTAAGAAGAAGAG ATGTCCGGCAGGGAGACAGAAGCGGGTTGTGTCGTGTAAGAGGAAGACCCACCATCTCAATATCTGTCGAAGGAAGCAGCCAGCCACATGGAAAACTTGTGATGTGGCCAACAAGGAGAACGAAATGGCCTGTGTGCAGGACATGGAAGAGATATTCTATATGGACCCATGGGAGTTTCCACTCACTGCCCCCCATCCTAACAAGACTGACGAGGCTGGTTCAAAAAACAGTGACTACTTCATAGAG TTATCAAAAGACCACAACACAATGACAGAGGTGCTCTTTGGAAGAAATCTGAGACTGAGTGTAGCTTTGACCCTGTGGCAAAGAAATGTTGGAGAACTGCTTACGTATTTTTTAAG GATCCAAGACACTGGTGTGTTTGTTGATTTTCTTCCAGTGATAACAAAAAG CCTTGATGGTGAGTCAGAGTCACCCAGCGTTTCCATTGGCTGTTGTGTTGACCTTTTCCCCCTAGTGAAAAAGGTCCTCACTACTCCATATGAAGA GCACCTGGTAGCTGGTTTACGATTGGTACAGTCAGTATTAAGACATTGGTGGCCAGAGCTCTCAGCAAGTGGAGGAACTGACACACAATCTATGGATGG AAATATCCAAGTGTTCAAACAGCAGCTAAAGGAGTTTTGGAACCAGCAGCCTCATTTGAGTTCAGTTCCAGGAAGTGCAGGTGACATAGCAAAG GTTATAGACTATTACCTGTTACAATTGCCCTGA